The following coding sequences are from one Cystobacter fuscus DSM 2262 window:
- a CDS encoding DUF4209 domain-containing protein yields the protein MTRTAEILGSDYDAPAQLPEQLEHYAPKRGIALAALKRAEAEGDAATVEVLHWELGLIDLWLSPAKGVSPYRGGTYEAYAKQYRISESTVAYGRERAKETRDVVLKLHYLSFVLLRSEPRGRTWIELQWELLTSCREYVSGCIQGSKSDPAHSMAVWIDSALSAAGPLMARPGVIRNEAYAEWSQWILGLAEESLTFPREEKKEYLRYRWLADYLEHLTDLPASAASPALQERSLGLLGEAAVFYESNPLEDVGSIRVAEAEAKLRRHWGEEGDKVHERKVRRTFAAIVRRAEFFEKTGKGFIAADAFREARQLVERERRFFTADDIAQLQRAEQAALNRGLEAGEIIPFKVSFKVPSQLMDYTQETPDKTAVALAEQAVRKIPNRKEIAEHVKETSTQTPLLAMARRTVISPGKVVGESKSPQTNLDLDVESRAMLQASLFGAAVSTTVARAAEATGLTEEHLIVPLFPLALDEDSLLFIRRGCERLIAQDFISATHILVLRIEDILRRHFRRLGVDTTEFKADVGDGTSRTDDVPFGKLMRLTLPDGRSVKEYLGSDLWEHLDSVLNSQTGLNLRNEIAHGLAGPQHCTAESAGIALALLYQLAYVVWLSSRAGTETE from the coding sequence ATGACGCGCACTGCGGAGATTCTAGGCTCAGACTACGACGCTCCTGCGCAGTTGCCAGAGCAGTTGGAGCATTACGCGCCAAAGAGGGGCATTGCCCTGGCGGCACTGAAGCGGGCGGAGGCAGAGGGCGATGCTGCTACGGTCGAAGTGCTGCACTGGGAGTTGGGCTTGATCGATCTCTGGCTCTCGCCGGCAAAGGGTGTGTCACCGTATCGCGGGGGTACTTATGAAGCCTACGCCAAGCAGTACCGAATATCGGAAAGCACGGTGGCCTACGGCCGTGAGCGAGCCAAGGAAACGCGGGATGTCGTCCTCAAGCTACACTACTTATCCTTCGTCCTTCTTCGTTCGGAGCCACGCGGGAGGACGTGGATCGAGCTCCAGTGGGAACTTCTGACGTCTTGCCGTGAGTACGTGAGTGGGTGCATTCAGGGCAGCAAGAGTGATCCAGCACACTCTATGGCCGTGTGGATCGATAGCGCGCTCTCGGCGGCGGGGCCTCTTATGGCCCGACCCGGCGTCATTAGAAACGAGGCGTACGCGGAGTGGTCACAATGGATCCTTGGCTTGGCGGAGGAGTCGCTGACGTTTCCGCGGGAAGAGAAGAAGGAATACCTGCGGTATCGCTGGCTTGCCGACTATCTTGAGCACCTTACGGACCTGCCAGCATCCGCAGCGTCCCCAGCGCTCCAGGAGAGGTCGCTTGGTCTCCTCGGCGAGGCCGCAGTGTTCTACGAGTCTAATCCGCTTGAGGATGTGGGCTCGATCCGAGTGGCTGAGGCCGAGGCCAAACTTCGGAGGCACTGGGGTGAGGAGGGCGACAAGGTCCACGAGCGCAAGGTTCGGCGGACATTTGCTGCGATCGTGCGTCGGGCCGAATTTTTCGAGAAGACGGGGAAGGGATTCATTGCCGCAGACGCCTTTCGCGAGGCGCGACAACTTGTCGAGCGTGAGCGACGGTTTTTCACCGCTGACGACATCGCTCAGTTGCAGCGCGCGGAGCAAGCGGCCCTTAATCGGGGCCTGGAGGCGGGGGAAATCATTCCCTTCAAGGTTTCATTTAAGGTGCCAAGTCAGCTCATGGACTATACGCAAGAGACGCCAGATAAGACAGCCGTGGCGCTCGCCGAGCAGGCCGTTCGCAAGATTCCTAACCGTAAGGAGATCGCTGAGCATGTGAAGGAGACAAGCACCCAGACACCTCTGCTGGCAATGGCCAGGCGGACGGTGATTAGCCCTGGGAAGGTAGTGGGCGAGAGTAAGTCTCCGCAAACGAACTTAGACTTGGACGTCGAAAGTCGCGCGATGTTGCAGGCCAGTCTATTCGGTGCTGCTGTCAGTACTACTGTGGCGCGCGCAGCGGAAGCCACCGGGCTGACAGAAGAGCACCTCATCGTTCCGCTCTTCCCGCTCGCATTGGATGAAGACTCGCTTCTCTTCATTCGGCGGGGGTGCGAGCGTCTCATCGCGCAGGACTTCATTTCCGCCACGCACATTCTAGTCCTGCGGATTGAGGACATCCTACGCCGACATTTCCGTAGGCTTGGAGTAGACACAACGGAATTCAAGGCGGACGTTGGTGACGGAACATCTCGGACCGACGATGTTCCGTTTGGAAAGCTGATGCGCCTAACGCTTCCGGATGGGCGGTCCGTTAAGGAGTATCTTGGGAGCGACCTGTGGGAGCATCTCGATTCGGTGCTGAACTCACAGACGGGATTGAATCTCCGGAATGAGATTGCTCATGGACTGGCAGGTCCTCAGCACTGCACGGCAGAGTCCGCCGGGATCGCTCTCGCGCTCCTCTATCAGTTGGCCTATGTTGTTTGGCTCTCATCGAGAGCAGGCACTGAGACGGAGTGA
- a CDS encoding IS3 family transposase (programmed frameshift): MERRKRRSFNAEFKAEALRLVREVGKSVPQVAKDLELTDSALCNWVKQAEVDEGKGPTGALTSAEREELTRLRKENRQLMMERDFFKKSGGLLREGGLDVKFELMDAQKAHFPVKFMCQQLGVSRSGYYAWQGRPESARQVSDRALAKEVTQVHHDSRRTYGSPRVHAELRARGQRVSRKRVVRLMREQGLAARRRRRYVATTDSRHHQPVAPNVLARDFSPAQPNTTWATDITYVGTREGGLYLAVVLDLFSRKVVGWSMSETIDRHLVLAALDMALKGQQPPRGLVHHSDRGSQYASEDYQRALTARGIECSMSRKGNCWDNAVVESFFSTLKQELVYTTDFTTREQARLALFEYIEVFYNRQRRHSTLGYVSPVNFELAALPQKLAA, translated from the exons ATGGAGCGAAGAAAAAGACGGAGCTTCAACGCGGAGTTCAAGGCCGAGGCGCTCCGACTGGTGCGCGAAGTAGGCAAGAGCGTCCCCCAGGTCGCCAAGGACTTGGAGCTGACGGACTCGGCTCTGTGTAACTGGGTGAAGCAGGCGGAGGTAGACGAGGGCAAAGGCCCTACGGGCGCGCTCACTTCGGCCGAGCGGGAGGAGTTGACGCGGCTGCGCAAGGAGAACCGCCAGCTGATGATGGAGCGTGACTTCT TTAAAAAAAGCGGCGGCCTTCTTCGCGAAGGAGGGCTCGACGTGAAGTTCGAGCTGATGGACGCGCAGAAGGCCCATTTCCCCGTGAAGTTCATGTGCCAACAGCTGGGCGTGTCGCGCTCGGGCTACTACGCCTGGCAAGGGCGCCCGGAGTCCGCGCGGCAGGTGTCGGACCGGGCACTGGCCAAGGAGGTAACCCAGGTGCACCACGACAGTCGCCGCACGTACGGCAGTCCGCGAGTGCACGCGGAACTGCGAGCCCGCGGCCAGCGAGTGAGCCGCAAGCGTGTGGTGCGGCTCATGCGCGAGCAAGGACTGGCTGCTCGCAGGCGACGGCGCTACGTGGCCACGACGGACTCGCGTCACCATCAGCCCGTGGCGCCCAATGTCCTCGCGCGGGACTTCTCTCCCGCTCAACCCAACACCACCTGGGCGACAGACATCACCTATGTGGGCACGCGCGAGGGAGGGCTGTACCTGGCGGTGGTGCTCGACCTGTTCTCGCGCAAGGTGGTGGGCTGGTCGATGAGCGAGACCATCGACCGGCATCTGGTGCTCGCGGCGCTGGACATGGCGCTCAAGGGCCAGCAACCGCCACGAGGACTGGTGCATCACTCGGACCGAGGCAGCCAGTACGCCAGCGAGGACTACCAGCGAGCCCTGACGGCACGAGGCATTGAGTGCAGTATGTCGCGCAAAGGCAACTGCTGGGACAACGCCGTGGTGGAAAGCTTCTTCAGCACCCTGAAGCAAGAGCTCGTCTACACCACGGACTTCACCACGCGCGAGCAAGCCCGGTTGGCACTCTTCGAGTACATCGAGGTCTTCTACAACCGGCAGAGGCGGCACTCGACCCTGGGCTATGTCAGTCCAGTGAACTTCGAGCTTGCGGCCTTACCGCAGAAGTTGGCAGCATAA
- a CDS encoding restriction endonuclease — translation MDDIRNSDLLENTDSLEPNTLGLEEFSGKSTAALIKLAKEHSSPDGAVKINFQLANIGNTNDPANIAYDYLEALWIGERLSKHCKKVTSETKSLSYYEVYVVFSMWPSDFEEWARELVQLTIDLELWGEDCPDGYEIYDPITKAEGISEVEDDIFNGSSKICLPELADCFIANFIHGTFYHEEEAYWNERFPTWRHGFWKSALSREIGYDLYTSTNSQGVWIAMSDKDKIEDLLSQYGGFSETGRKLYLAEYLRLNDESPFLVSVRNSVYAPVQQVESALECWEKCLQDKKRKSKANDDQYSSAWQDFSWRMTEHGQAVVASHDNVQFVAFCSSADSLRPEQLQDTLAKLENSADRLRQLVGLPPSSLCNWDSINEEDFEELCYDVLRRTGIFDERTIRKHGKTRSRDGGRDIEIWSRSRIGKPGVKWIFQCKYLSTSRSLGAGRIDMSDVVEQYGAGGFGVMTNSVIDSTLYDRMDAIAARRDLELMSWSKFELERFITPRRDLLRRYFKHD, via the coding sequence ATGGACGACATCAGAAATAGTGACCTTTTAGAAAACACAGACAGCCTTGAGCCGAACACGCTTGGACTGGAAGAATTCTCAGGCAAGTCAACCGCCGCATTAATCAAATTGGCAAAGGAGCACAGCTCTCCTGATGGCGCAGTGAAAATAAATTTTCAACTAGCAAACATCGGCAACACAAATGACCCTGCAAACATCGCCTATGACTATCTTGAGGCATTATGGATCGGAGAGAGACTATCCAAGCATTGCAAGAAGGTAACCAGCGAAACAAAGAGCTTGAGCTATTACGAAGTTTATGTCGTGTTTTCAATGTGGCCTTCGGATTTTGAAGAATGGGCCCGCGAACTGGTTCAATTGACAATAGACCTTGAACTCTGGGGTGAAGACTGCCCGGACGGATATGAAATTTACGACCCCATCACAAAGGCAGAGGGCATCTCAGAAGTCGAGGACGACATTTTCAACGGCAGTTCTAAAATCTGCCTCCCAGAGTTGGCGGATTGTTTCATTGCGAATTTCATACACGGGACTTTCTACCATGAGGAGGAGGCGTATTGGAACGAGAGATTCCCCACTTGGCGCCATGGATTTTGGAAGTCGGCCCTGAGTAGGGAGATTGGGTATGATCTATACACCTCCACGAACTCTCAGGGCGTGTGGATCGCCATGTCCGACAAGGACAAGATAGAAGATTTGCTATCGCAATATGGCGGATTCAGCGAGACGGGCCGCAAGCTTTACTTGGCTGAGTATCTCCGACTCAACGACGAATCGCCTTTTCTGGTGAGCGTCCGCAACTCAGTTTACGCGCCAGTTCAACAGGTTGAGAGCGCGCTTGAGTGCTGGGAAAAATGTCTACAGGACAAAAAGCGCAAGTCCAAGGCAAATGACGACCAGTATTCTAGTGCTTGGCAGGACTTCTCATGGAGAATGACTGAGCATGGTCAAGCAGTGGTGGCCAGTCACGACAACGTTCAGTTTGTGGCGTTTTGCAGTTCAGCGGATTCTCTACGGCCAGAGCAACTGCAAGACACTCTTGCGAAATTGGAGAACTCCGCAGACAGACTGAGGCAACTTGTTGGCCTTCCACCATCCTCTCTGTGCAATTGGGACTCCATTAACGAGGAGGACTTTGAGGAACTCTGTTATGACGTGCTCAGGCGAACGGGTATTTTCGATGAGCGGACGATTCGAAAGCACGGAAAGACCCGCTCAAGAGATGGGGGAAGAGATATCGAAATCTGGAGTCGCTCTCGCATAGGAAAGCCTGGCGTCAAGTGGATTTTCCAATGCAAATATCTGTCGACCTCCCGCTCGTTGGGCGCGGGTCGTATCGATATGTCGGATGTTGTAGAGCAATATGGTGCGGGGGGGTTCGGCGTGATGACAAATTCCGTTATTGATTCCACTCTCTATGACAGGATGGATGCGATAGCTGCCAGAAGGGACCTGGAGTTGATGTCTTGGTCTAAGTTTGAGCTGGAGAGATTTATCACACCTAGACGAGACTTACTTCGTCGCTATTTTAAACATGATTAA
- a CDS encoding bifunctional metallophosphatase/5'-nucleotidase: protein MSPSRLFLTCVALAAAGCASAPRSLSSTTSAPNARPAEPVRLTLVGTNDFHGWLMPHDTTLRSGLVLEEGGAAAFAGYLARLRADNPGGVLLVDAGDLFQGTLASNLTEGASVIDVYNQLGYAAAALGNHEFDYGPVGPKAVPGPGEDAFGAITARIQQARFPLLTANVFDGDSGKPPAWLGNDGTRLVTLQGVKVGLVGLTTPSTARIGNPAQLGSLRFGDMRPATLEAVQRLRAQGAEVLVGIAHAGGKCADLSNPHDTSSCDRSDGEIYGLVESLPPGTLDAVFAGHTHQAMGHFFNGVPVLSTQGQGRSFGVLELFVDPVSHAVLPERTRLQAAIPVCVRVEEQSGSCDARKLKDLGADAKLVPPTFLGGPVVPDPEVEAVVAPALARVEEEQRRPLGFTVASPLGRNYEAESALGDVITDAMREMEKADVALVNSGGLRANMKAGPMTYGDLYAVLPFDNTVAIVTLSADELRRLLTAAYGASTSMFQVSGLKVTLARCAGPQRFRDATLPDGRPLDAKRMYRVVLPDFLARGAGGLGVVLSQVPPERIDLGAGRELTLREALAAWWKSRGTPVTAPATGRISYVDDGGPCAARPASERPERP from the coding sequence ATGTCTCCCTCCCGACTGTTCCTCACGTGCGTCGCCCTCGCGGCCGCGGGTTGCGCGAGCGCCCCGCGTTCCCTCTCCTCCACCACGTCCGCCCCGAACGCGCGCCCCGCCGAGCCCGTGCGGCTCACGCTGGTGGGCACCAATGACTTCCACGGCTGGTTGATGCCCCATGACACCACCCTGCGCAGCGGGCTGGTGCTGGAAGAGGGCGGGGCGGCGGCCTTCGCCGGCTACCTGGCCCGGCTGCGCGCCGACAACCCCGGGGGCGTGCTGCTCGTGGACGCGGGCGATCTCTTCCAGGGCACGCTCGCCTCCAACCTCACCGAGGGTGCCTCCGTCATCGATGTCTACAACCAGCTGGGCTACGCCGCCGCCGCGCTCGGCAACCACGAGTTCGACTACGGGCCCGTGGGTCCCAAGGCGGTGCCGGGGCCGGGCGAGGATGCCTTCGGCGCGATCACCGCGCGCATCCAGCAGGCGCGCTTCCCCCTGCTCACCGCCAACGTGTTCGACGGTGACTCGGGCAAGCCGCCCGCGTGGCTCGGCAACGACGGCACCCGGCTGGTGACGCTCCAGGGCGTGAAGGTGGGCCTCGTGGGCCTCACCACGCCGTCCACCGCGCGCATCGGCAACCCCGCCCAGTTGGGCTCGTTGCGATTCGGTGACATGCGGCCCGCCACGCTCGAGGCCGTCCAGCGGCTGCGCGCCCAGGGCGCCGAGGTGCTGGTGGGCATCGCGCACGCGGGTGGCAAGTGCGCGGACCTGTCCAATCCCCACGACACCTCGAGCTGCGATCGCTCGGATGGAGAAATCTACGGGCTCGTCGAATCCCTGCCCCCGGGCACCCTGGACGCCGTCTTCGCCGGCCACACCCACCAGGCCATGGGCCACTTCTTCAACGGCGTGCCCGTGCTCTCCACCCAGGGCCAGGGCCGCTCCTTCGGCGTGCTGGAGCTGTTCGTGGACCCGGTGAGCCACGCGGTGCTGCCCGAGCGCACCCGGCTCCAGGCCGCGATCCCCGTGTGCGTCCGGGTGGAGGAGCAGAGCGGGAGCTGTGACGCGCGCAAGCTCAAGGACCTGGGGGCGGACGCGAAGCTCGTGCCTCCCACCTTCCTCGGGGGCCCGGTGGTGCCGGATCCGGAGGTGGAGGCGGTCGTGGCCCCGGCGCTCGCCCGGGTGGAGGAGGAGCAGCGCCGTCCCCTGGGCTTCACCGTCGCCTCCCCCCTGGGGCGCAACTACGAGGCCGAGAGCGCGCTCGGCGACGTCATCACCGATGCGATGCGGGAGATGGAGAAGGCGGACGTGGCGCTCGTCAACTCCGGCGGCCTGCGCGCCAACATGAAGGCCGGCCCCATGACGTACGGAGATCTCTACGCGGTGTTGCCGTTCGACAACACCGTGGCCATCGTCACGCTCTCCGCGGACGAGCTGCGTCGTCTGCTGACGGCTGCCTATGGCGCGAGCACCAGCATGTTCCAGGTCTCCGGTCTCAAGGTGACGCTCGCGCGTTGCGCCGGGCCCCAGCGCTTCCGCGACGCCACGCTGCCGGATGGACGGCCGCTGGATGCGAAGCGCATGTACCGGGTCGTCCTGCCGGACTTCCTCGCGCGCGGCGCGGGGGGCCTGGGCGTGGTGCTGTCCCAGGTGCCGCCCGAGCGCATCGATCTGGGCGCCGGCCGCGAGCTGACCCTGCGCGAGGCGCTCGCGGCGTGGTGGAAGAGCCGGGGCACGCCGGTGACGGCACCTGCTACAGGCCGCATCAGCTACGTGGATGATGGCGGCCCGTGCGCCGCGCGCCCGGCCTCCGAGCGCCCCGAACGACCATGA
- a CDS encoding glycosyltransferase family 4 protein: MSIGPVAFDASLWDEPITGIGLYTHCLAEGLESRGVRLQRLGARVSGDEPRGTLGRTAYVLGRLPEALRQSGARLYHALGNFNLPLVRTPGTPYVVTVHDLIPLLMPETVSRAYHWQFRVWLARSVQVADRILCVSERTRDDLLARHPEAEGRVAVVYNGVDHVDRHVPDAAALDFLRAQALPSRFVLYAGSLDVRKNVGLVLDALERLKARGRAVPLVLVGQRWFGSGAVEGRVERLRAQGHDIRALGYQPESVFYELMRRASVFVFPSRYEGFGLPPLEAMRLGTPAIVSTTGATPEVCGSAAPAVRPDDAEGLAEVVDRLLRSEEERRHWAQAGARHAAAFTWARCAEQTLAAYTHVLAG; the protein is encoded by the coding sequence GTGTCCATTGGTCCTGTCGCTTTCGACGCGAGTCTGTGGGACGAGCCCATCACGGGCATCGGTCTGTATACCCACTGTCTGGCCGAGGGCCTCGAGTCCCGAGGCGTGCGGCTGCAGCGGCTGGGGGCCCGGGTGTCGGGTGATGAACCGCGGGGGACGTTGGGGCGCACCGCCTACGTCCTGGGTCGGTTGCCCGAGGCGCTGCGTCAGTCGGGGGCGCGGCTCTACCACGCGCTGGGCAACTTCAACCTGCCCCTGGTGCGCACCCCCGGCACCCCCTACGTCGTCACCGTGCATGACCTGATTCCGCTGTTGATGCCGGAGACGGTGTCCCGCGCCTACCACTGGCAGTTCCGCGTGTGGCTCGCCCGGAGCGTCCAGGTGGCGGATCGGATCCTCTGCGTGAGCGAGCGCACGAGGGACGATCTGCTCGCGCGCCACCCGGAGGCGGAGGGCCGGGTGGCGGTGGTGTACAACGGCGTGGATCATGTGGACCGGCACGTGCCGGACGCCGCCGCGCTGGACTTCCTGCGCGCCCAGGCGCTGCCCTCGCGCTTCGTGCTGTACGCGGGCTCGCTGGACGTGCGCAAGAACGTGGGCCTGGTGCTGGACGCGCTCGAGCGGCTCAAGGCCCGGGGTCGTGCGGTGCCCCTGGTGCTGGTGGGGCAGCGCTGGTTCGGCTCGGGAGCGGTGGAGGGACGGGTGGAGCGGCTGCGCGCCCAGGGCCATGACATCCGCGCGCTGGGCTACCAGCCGGAGTCCGTCTTCTATGAGCTGATGCGGCGGGCGTCGGTGTTCGTCTTCCCCTCGAGGTACGAGGGCTTCGGGCTGCCGCCGCTGGAGGCGATGCGGCTGGGCACGCCCGCCATCGTGTCCACGACGGGCGCCACGCCCGAGGTGTGCGGAAGCGCCGCGCCCGCGGTGCGGCCGGACGACGCGGAGGGGCTGGCGGAGGTGGTGGATCGGCTGCTGCGCTCGGAGGAGGAGCGGCGGCACTGGGCCCAGGCGGGGGCGCGGCACGCGGCCGCGTTCACCTGGGCCCGTTGCGCGGAGCAGACCCTCGCCGCGTATACCCACGTCCTGGCAGGGTAG
- a CDS encoding glycosyltransferase family 4 protein produces MAVHQLIPSFVAGDATGQAALHLQLLLRRLGHAGELYAAEVGQGLGSLAHPAAALRPGPEDLVLYHHGIASPLSGQLLHLPCRRGVVFHNISPANTYAGTPLAEALRTGRAQLAAMAPFVDVALGVSDYNSAELREAGYRDVHTVPLFVEPSRFARAGADTEMLRRLTGPGPVMLSVSRVAPHKRFEDLLALHAQVLEVRPQARLLLVGGYEPGSRYFRSLQRTARGLSGVHFLGRLDHAQLVAAYRSADVFVSMSEHEGFGVPLIEAMAAEVPVLAYAAAAVPETLGGAGIAFDEKRFAFLSELVVEVCEDKALRERLLAGQARRLKHFSADASQEALARALPLPPKPARPTRSTRKKPRVGFVVQRYGEVTGGAERHAQQVVEQLAPHWDVTVLTTCAKNHLTWENAFPPGEERAEGGVRILRFPVTRVRHIRPFNALSRQVFDRSNERLREEHWVAEQGPVVPGLLEHLDTHGADYDGFVFFTYLYAPTVWGLPLVADRAVLVPTAHDEPPLRFGAYADVFERPRALLCNTPEEVALIDRAWPGHARARVVGVGVEVPPDVKPQRFRERHDLHNPYLLYLGRLEAGKGIPELLSHYRELRARFHDAPDLVLAGEAHMELRGEGVYAVGRLSEQEKYDALAGALAVTVPSRFESLSLLTLEAFASGTPVLVNGHSEVLVGQVERSGAGRVYTDLESFISGLREVGEQRDRLSQKARTYAERHTWPQVVDAYREEMERIVREKSR; encoded by the coding sequence ATGGCGGTCCATCAGCTGATTCCGAGCTTCGTGGCGGGCGATGCCACCGGACAGGCGGCCCTGCACCTGCAACTGCTGCTGCGCCGACTCGGCCATGCGGGCGAGCTGTACGCGGCCGAGGTCGGCCAGGGCCTGGGCTCCCTCGCGCACCCCGCCGCCGCGCTGCGCCCGGGGCCGGAGGATCTCGTCCTCTACCACCACGGCATCGCCTCGCCGCTGAGCGGCCAGCTCCTGCACCTGCCCTGCCGCCGCGGCGTCGTCTTCCACAACATCAGCCCCGCGAATACCTACGCGGGCACCCCGCTGGCCGAGGCACTGCGCACCGGGCGGGCCCAGCTCGCCGCCATGGCCCCCTTCGTGGACGTGGCCCTGGGCGTGTCGGACTACAACAGCGCCGAGCTGCGCGAGGCCGGCTACCGCGACGTGCACACCGTGCCCCTCTTCGTCGAGCCCTCCCGCTTCGCCCGGGCAGGTGCGGACACGGAGATGCTGCGGCGGCTCACGGGCCCCGGCCCCGTCATGCTCTCGGTGAGCCGCGTGGCCCCCCACAAGCGCTTCGAGGATCTGCTCGCGCTGCACGCGCAGGTGCTCGAGGTGCGGCCCCAGGCGCGCCTGCTGCTGGTGGGCGGCTATGAGCCGGGCAGCCGCTACTTCCGCTCGCTCCAGCGCACGGCCCGGGGACTGTCCGGGGTGCACTTCCTCGGGCGGCTCGACCATGCCCAGCTCGTGGCGGCGTACCGCTCGGCGGATGTCTTCGTCTCCATGAGCGAGCACGAGGGCTTCGGCGTCCCGCTCATCGAGGCCATGGCCGCCGAGGTGCCCGTGCTGGCCTACGCCGCGGCGGCCGTGCCGGAGACGCTCGGGGGCGCGGGCATCGCCTTCGACGAGAAGCGCTTCGCCTTCCTCTCCGAGCTGGTGGTGGAGGTGTGCGAGGACAAGGCCCTGCGCGAACGGCTGCTCGCGGGCCAGGCCCGCCGGTTGAAGCACTTCTCCGCCGACGCGAGCCAGGAAGCCCTCGCGCGCGCCCTGCCTCTTCCTCCCAAGCCCGCGCGGCCCACCCGGAGCACGAGGAAGAAGCCCCGCGTGGGCTTCGTGGTGCAGCGCTACGGCGAGGTGACGGGAGGCGCCGAGCGCCACGCGCAGCAGGTGGTGGAACAGCTCGCGCCGCACTGGGACGTGACGGTGCTCACCACCTGCGCGAAGAACCACCTCACCTGGGAGAACGCCTTCCCTCCGGGCGAGGAACGGGCCGAGGGGGGCGTGCGGATCCTCCGCTTCCCGGTGACGCGCGTGCGCCACATCCGGCCCTTCAACGCCCTGTCCCGGCAGGTGTTCGATCGGAGCAACGAGCGGCTGCGCGAGGAGCACTGGGTGGCCGAGCAGGGGCCGGTGGTGCCCGGGCTGCTCGAGCACCTGGACACGCACGGCGCCGACTACGACGGCTTCGTCTTCTTCACCTACCTCTACGCGCCCACGGTGTGGGGGCTGCCGCTGGTGGCGGACCGGGCGGTGCTCGTGCCCACGGCGCATGACGAGCCGCCCCTGCGCTTCGGCGCCTACGCGGACGTCTTCGAGCGCCCGCGCGCCCTCTTGTGCAACACGCCCGAGGAGGTGGCGCTCATCGACCGGGCCTGGCCGGGTCATGCCCGCGCGCGGGTGGTGGGCGTGGGGGTGGAGGTGCCTCCGGACGTGAAGCCCCAGCGCTTCCGGGAGCGCCACGATCTGCACAACCCCTATCTGCTCTATCTGGGGCGGTTGGAGGCCGGCAAGGGCATCCCCGAGTTGCTGTCGCACTACCGGGAGCTGCGCGCGCGCTTCCACGACGCGCCGGATCTGGTGCTCGCGGGCGAGGCGCACATGGAGCTGCGCGGCGAGGGCGTGTACGCGGTGGGCCGCCTGAGCGAGCAGGAGAAGTACGACGCGCTGGCTGGAGCCCTGGCGGTGACGGTGCCCTCGCGCTTCGAGAGCCTGTCGCTGCTCACGCTGGAGGCCTTCGCCTCGGGCACGCCGGTGCTGGTCAACGGGCACTCGGAGGTGCTGGTGGGCCAGGTGGAGCGCAGTGGCGCGGGCCGCGTCTACACGGACCTGGAGTCCTTCATCTCGGGGCTGCGCGAGGTGGGCGAGCAGCGCGACCGGTTGAGCCAGAAGGCCCGGACGTACGCCGAGCGCCACACGTGGCCGCAGGTGGTGGACGCCTACCGCGAAGAGATGGAGCGCATCGTGAGGGAGAAGAGCCGATGA